The genomic region TCAAAAAAAAATAAACTATCATGTGACATCAGCATACATCAGGTGAATGAGACCATATTATAACTCAGCTACATGAGTTCTAGGCACTCTCTTTATTATTTGCTGGTGCTAGTGCCATGAATAGAAAATGAACAGATCCGGAAGTTTTTCTGAGAAAAAAAAGAGTAGCAGACAGAGTGGTGACATGGACGAAAGATTCAAGGCTTCTTCTCCGGCGCCAGCACCGGCGTGTCCGGGGTCACGGCAGCCCATAACTCCTCAATCTCCTCGAGCGCCGCCATGTTCTCCGGCGTGAGCGTGAGCTCTGCGTCGATGCTCCCGCCGCCCTCCCGGCCGGGGTACAGCGACGTCTTGCCGTCGAACTTGTTGGCCCGGCCGCTGCGCGCCGCCACGGGCCTCCCCCAGCCGAAGTCGCAGCCGTACATGTCAAACCGCGGCGAGCTGCCCATCAAGGTCTCGGTCGGGTCGAAGAAGCGATGCGTGTACACCATGGGCTTGGCCGTCCACGCCGCCACGCGCGCCCTGATGGCCGCGTCCGTGTGCGCCGCCACGGCCCGCCCCACGGCCGCCGTCGCCCACCCGTGCCCGCGCTCGAGGAGGTCCGCGGCGCGCGCCGGCTCCGTCCCGATGGCGTAGATGGTGTTGCCGAAGTACTCCCTGGGCAGCTCCGGCCGCAGCCGCCCGCGGTTGTTGATGGAGGCGCGGCACACGGTCTCCTGCTCCGGCGCCAGCCGCCGCGCACGGGTGATGCAGCGCCAGAAGAGCGAGGACAGCGCCTGGAACCGCGTCAGGGCGGCGGCGCCGGCTGCGTCCCCAGCGGCCAGGAGCTCCTCCCGCGCGCGCTCCTTGAGCGCCGCCAGCGAGTCCGCCGAGAAGTGCAGCATCCGCTCGCGCAACGCCAGCGGGGGCGCCCGCTCGACGAGCTCCGACACGTCGGCGCACGGCAGCACGGCCggccccgccgcgccgccgtccggCGACCAGCGCTCGAacgagggcttcggcgtcgggggcgccggggcgaggccGAGTCTGGCGCGCGCGAGGGCCGCCCAGCTGTTGACGAGGTCCCAGAAGGCGGTGCCGTCGGAGAGCGCGTGGTTGTAGGCGAACCCGACGAACACCCCGTCGGCGAGGTCGGTCACCTGGACGGCGAGCAGCGGCTGCTCGCGGCCGCCGTAGTTGACGGCGTCGGTGAGCTGGAAGAACTGCGCCAGCACGTCGCGCGGCACGTCGGCGTCGGGCGGGACGATGCCCGCCATGGCCACGCCGTCGGCTACGGCGTGCACGACCTCCACGCCCTGGCCGTCGCAGTCGATGTGGACGGAGCAGCCAACGACGGCGCCGGTAAGTTCGTCCCTGTGCTGCTCGGTGGCGCAGCGGCCGGCAACGGGGTAGTAGTAGACAAGCGCGTCGCCGAGGGCCGCGGCGAGGTGGTCGACGACGCCGGCGGCGGTGGAGAGGGCGGATGCCGAGGAAGAGGGTCTGTGGAAGAGGAGGCCCTTCTGGATGTAGTTGGCGGACAGCATGGCGGCGTCCCAGGAGGTTAGCGGGATGCGCtcgcgcgggcgcggcggcggcgccaccGTGCGCGATGACACCACGCGCACcatggacggcgacggcgacggcattGCGCTTGTTTGGGGATAAAGATTAGTAGCAGGTTTGTTGCTAGCTGCAGGCTGGACAGTGTACAAATTGGAGCAGAAATTTGTAGGGGTTGCTAATTAACATTACTGATTTGGTTGGTTGGTGGCGGTAAAAAAATTGGACCTTTACCAGGCCAGCCAGATCAATTTCATTTTTAATTTGGGCACATGATATCTACAGATACGCGCATTGCTTAGCAATTCTATTTTAGCAAATCAGTCAGATTTCACGTGTGGAGTGaatcctccgtttcaaaatataaagTATATTGTTTTTTGAAACGGCAAACCTCTCTAAGTTTGACGAAATTTATAAAGAAATATATTAATATACATAATATCAAATGGGCACCATTAGATTCATCCTGAAATGAATTttttattttatactccctccgtccggaaatacttgtccaagtaatatttgtatctagatgtattttagttctaaactAGAAGaacgtccgtgcgttgcaacggggccacattaactttaagagttcaatattacgacattggcgattttttttaccatcaaatcctcacacacacacacacactctccctccctcttcctcactctctctccccctctccctctctctaacacacacacatatccatcttattgggtacgggaccataattcatctatttcacacacacgcgctagtgcataacaatatggattatgtgtattatatttgccaccagaactgagggaattaactttaagagttcaatattctGACCATGGGATATTTAGGCTGGCGTATATGGGAAATCAAAGCTAAAAATGACTCAATGAGTTAGGGATACATCAATAAATATTGTAAAAAGTGATAAAAACAAAT from Triticum aestivum cultivar Chinese Spring chromosome 4A, IWGSC CS RefSeq v2.1, whole genome shotgun sequence harbors:
- the LOC123083066 gene encoding uncharacterized acetyltransferase At3g50280; the encoded protein is MPSPSPSMVRVVSSRTVAPPPRPRERIPLTSWDAAMLSANYIQKGLLFHRPSSSASALSTAAGVVDHLAAALGDALVYYYPVAGRCATEQHRDELTGAVVGCSVHIDCDGQGVEVVHAVADGVAMAGIVPPDADVPRDVLAQFFQLTDAVNYGGREQPLLAVQVTDLADGVFVGFAYNHALSDGTAFWDLVNSWAALARARLGLAPAPPTPKPSFERWSPDGGAAGPAVLPCADVSELVERAPPLALRERMLHFSADSLAALKERAREELLAAGDAAGAAALTRFQALSSLFWRCITRARRLAPEQETVCRASINNRGRLRPELPREYFGNTIYAIGTEPARAADLLERGHGWATAAVGRAVAAHTDAAIRARVAAWTAKPMVYTHRFFDPTETLMGSSPRFDMYGCDFGWGRPVAARSGRANKFDGKTSLYPGREGGGSIDAELTLTPENMAALEEIEELWAAVTPDTPVLAPEKKP